One window from the genome of bacterium encodes:
- a CDS encoding UvrD-helicase domain-containing protein, with protein sequence MNHLEDLNDAQKAAVLATAGPVSVLAGAGSGKTKVLTTRIYHLIKEGVPAEKILAVTFTNKAAREMRERLSRLLHGGRPPFIATFHGLGRELLESYGAKIGVPRHFTIFDRDDSQKAIGKALKELDVDTKELSPRAVLSRISKAKGAGETAESFYAEHGRKSFGGRIVAEAWLRYEKTLREEKALDFDDLISLPVRLLREHEDVRALAQERWDYLHIDEFQDTNALQGTLVGMLSRRHGNVFVVGDIDQCLVAGTKVAMADGSERNIEKIRIGDEVRSNYGSGDTRAARVIRAKQRTHSGTLVRITTAAGRILTSTPEHVHFAGYRLGLMPQLYFTYLMAKNGVGWRLGVSRAYTNGQRLAMAGFQQRCNQEHGDAVWVLGTHDTSRAARVMEYKLSLSYGIPTLPFVARKGSGTGGYVHDQGTIDSVFASFDTESGAKKLMDDLFLSPAHPHHRAQATRSDRRNINITLCGDRRGETTMHRISVVGSDEEGSILLRKAGFSVRPAKKGSASWRFESAHKSYGALLESVERLRVAFPSASIVRAARLGGKKARLRDGNSLPLLPAASVRPGMAVFDSEGGYDLVDKVERVPARKVRVYDIDIEGTHNFVANGIATHNCIYSWRGATIDNLLAFDETYPSAKTIMLEHNYRSTATIVSAANAVIEKNRRRKEKRSVTENAPGDPITLHVADNAEDEARWIAHETGRVIRNGTAPEEIAVLFRTNFQSRALEEAFLAEGISYKLLGTRFYDRKEVKDVLAWVRLSLEPSREADRMRAVQAPTRGIGKTTLGKLSAGKRDELRAGEKAKVAAFEAIVGELSRSAESAAPSEFVRLVVEKSGLKAELEHGNEEEKERFENIQELATLATRYDDTPGRGGIAAFLADAALAGDQDELDRVEGKTGVTLMTVHAAKGLEFDLVFVSGLEEGLFPHERNEEDDDEEERRLFYVAMTRAKKRLVLTLARIRRIYGADFITEPSNFLHDIDPALMRHSGQERIIEA encoded by the coding sequence GTGAACCACCTCGAAGACCTTAATGACGCCCAAAAAGCGGCGGTTCTCGCGACCGCCGGCCCGGTATCGGTGCTTGCCGGGGCAGGATCGGGGAAAACGAAGGTGCTTACCACCCGGATTTACCACCTTATAAAGGAGGGGGTGCCCGCCGAGAAGATCCTCGCCGTCACCTTTACCAACAAAGCCGCGCGCGAGATGCGCGAGCGGCTTTCAAGGCTTCTTCACGGCGGCCGGCCGCCTTTCATCGCCACATTCCACGGGCTCGGCCGCGAGCTTCTCGAGTCGTACGGCGCAAAGATCGGCGTGCCGAGGCACTTCACCATCTTCGACCGGGACGACTCCCAGAAAGCGATCGGCAAGGCTCTCAAGGAACTTGATGTCGACACGAAGGAACTTTCGCCAAGAGCGGTGTTGTCGCGCATATCGAAGGCCAAGGGAGCGGGAGAAACCGCGGAGAGCTTCTATGCCGAGCATGGCCGCAAAAGCTTCGGGGGGCGTATCGTCGCCGAAGCGTGGCTGCGCTATGAGAAAACGCTGAGGGAAGAGAAAGCGCTCGACTTCGACGATCTCATCTCGCTTCCGGTACGGCTCCTGCGCGAGCATGAGGACGTACGTGCGCTCGCGCAGGAGCGCTGGGACTATCTCCACATTGACGAGTTTCAGGATACGAACGCGCTTCAAGGAACGCTCGTCGGCATGCTTTCCAGGCGGCACGGGAACGTATTTGTGGTCGGAGATATCGATCAATGCCTTGTCGCCGGGACGAAAGTGGCAATGGCCGACGGTTCCGAAAGGAACATCGAGAAGATACGAATAGGCGACGAGGTTCGGTCGAACTACGGAAGCGGCGATACGCGCGCCGCGCGCGTTATTCGCGCTAAGCAGCGGACGCACTCTGGCACATTGGTGCGCATAACCACGGCCGCGGGACGGATCCTCACGAGCACGCCAGAACACGTGCATTTCGCCGGATATCGGCTCGGACTCATGCCGCAACTTTATTTTACGTATCTCATGGCAAAAAACGGTGTCGGCTGGCGGCTCGGCGTTTCGCGCGCCTATACGAACGGACAGCGCCTGGCTATGGCCGGATTCCAGCAGCGCTGCAACCAGGAGCACGGAGACGCGGTGTGGGTTCTCGGGACACACGATACTTCCCGGGCAGCACGGGTGATGGAATACAAGCTGTCCCTTTCATATGGTATCCCGACGCTCCCGTTTGTCGCGCGCAAGGGGAGCGGCACCGGAGGATACGTTCATGATCAAGGAACGATCGATTCCGTCTTCGCTTCTTTCGATACTGAGTCCGGTGCGAAGAAACTTATGGACGACCTCTTCCTTTCTCCTGCGCATCCGCACCACCGCGCGCAGGCGACCCGGAGCGACCGGCGAAACATCAACATAACGTTGTGCGGCGACCGGCGCGGGGAAACAACAATGCACAGGATATCGGTGGTGGGTAGCGACGAGGAAGGCAGCATCCTTTTACGAAAGGCCGGATTCTCCGTGCGTCCGGCAAAGAAAGGATCTGCCAGCTGGCGATTCGAATCCGCCCATAAGAGTTACGGGGCACTGCTTGAAAGCGTCGAACGCCTTCGCGTCGCGTTTCCAAGCGCGAGCATCGTGCGTGCGGCACGGCTTGGCGGGAAAAAGGCGAGGCTCAGGGACGGGAATTCGCTTCCGCTCCTTCCCGCCGCAAGCGTACGGCCGGGCATGGCGGTCTTTGATTCCGAGGGAGGATACGACCTTGTAGATAAGGTTGAACGCGTCCCCGCAAGGAAAGTGCGGGTATACGACATCGACATTGAAGGCACACACAATTTCGTCGCGAATGGCATCGCGACGCACAATTGCATCTATAGCTGGCGCGGCGCGACGATAGACAACCTGCTCGCGTTTGACGAAACCTACCCGAGCGCGAAAACCATCATGCTCGAGCATAACTACCGATCGACGGCGACGATCGTTTCCGCGGCGAACGCCGTGATCGAAAAAAACCGGCGCCGGAAAGAAAAGCGCTCGGTTACGGAAAACGCACCTGGCGATCCGATCACGCTCCACGTCGCGGACAACGCGGAAGACGAAGCGCGTTGGATCGCGCACGAGACGGGACGCGTGATACGAAACGGCACGGCACCGGAAGAAATCGCGGTTCTGTTTCGCACTAACTTCCAGTCCCGCGCGCTCGAGGAGGCGTTCCTTGCCGAAGGGATTTCGTACAAGCTCTTAGGTACGAGGTTCTACGACCGCAAGGAGGTGAAAGACGTACTCGCGTGGGTGCGTCTTTCGCTTGAACCCTCGCGCGAAGCGGACCGGATGCGCGCGGTGCAGGCGCCAACGCGCGGCATCGGCAAGACGACGCTCGGGAAACTTTCGGCAGGAAAGCGCGACGAGCTCCGGGCGGGCGAGAAGGCGAAAGTCGCGGCGTTCGAAGCGATAGTCGGGGAACTTTCGCGAAGCGCCGAAAGCGCGGCACCTTCGGAGTTCGTGCGGCTCGTCGTCGAGAAGAGCGGGCTTAAGGCCGAACTCGAGCACGGAAACGAAGAAGAGAAGGAACGCTTCGAGAACATCCAGGAGCTCGCTACTCTGGCGACGCGCTACGACGATACTCCGGGGCGGGGAGGCATCGCGGCGTTCCTTGCGGACGCGGCTCTTGCGGGAGACCAGGACGAGCTCGACCGCGTTGAAGGGAAGACGGGCGTTACGCTCATGACGGTGCACGCGGCGAAAGGACTCGAGTTCGATCTGGTGTTCGTAAGCGGACTTGAAGAAGGGTTGTTCCCGCACGAGCGCAACGAGGAAGACGACGACGAAGAGGAGCGGCGCCTCTTCTATGTCGCGATGACGCGCGCGAAAAAACGCCTCGTGCTTACGCTCGCACGCATCCGCCGCATCTACGGCGCCGACTTTATCACCGAGCCGTCGAACTTCTTGCACGACATCGATCCCGCGCTCATGAGACATTCCGGACAGGAACGTATCATCGAGGCGTGA
- the xerA gene encoding site-specific tyrosine recombinase/integron integrase, with protein MNAEQLKRQFLEYIEIERGRSVKTVENYDRYLSRFIKQADIKDPSDITEPKIREFRMWLNRQSGTGRDSMKRRTQNYYLIALRAFLKYLRRLEIQTIAPERIELAKVPERQIDLITSAELSRLIDSPAEALKTEKDPHVRRTLLRDRAIMELLFSTGLRIAELCSLNNDLDLGRDEFSIRGKGDKVRVVFLSPAAKEAVREYLKARADMEEALFVDGRPKKLHRITPRDVQRHLKAYAARAGITSKVSPHTLRHVFATDLLSNGADIRSVQQLLGHASIITTQIYTHVTDSHLRDVHKKFHSKNRE; from the coding sequence ATGAATGCCGAGCAGCTCAAGCGGCAATTTCTCGAATACATCGAAATCGAGCGAGGCCGGAGCGTGAAAACGGTCGAGAACTACGACCGCTACCTTTCGCGCTTTATCAAACAGGCGGATATAAAAGACCCTTCCGATATTACCGAACCGAAAATCCGCGAATTCCGCATGTGGCTCAACCGCCAGTCGGGCACCGGACGGGACTCGATGAAGCGCCGCACCCAGAACTATTACCTCATCGCGCTCCGCGCATTCCTCAAATACCTCCGGAGGCTCGAGATCCAGACCATAGCCCCCGAGCGCATCGAACTCGCGAAGGTGCCGGAGCGGCAGATCGACCTTATAACCTCGGCGGAGCTCAGTCGCCTTATAGACTCCCCTGCCGAGGCGCTCAAAACGGAAAAAGACCCGCACGTGCGCCGTACCCTCCTTCGCGACCGCGCAATCATGGAACTTCTCTTCTCCACGGGCCTGCGTATCGCCGAGTTGTGTTCCCTCAATAACGATCTCGATCTTGGAAGGGACGAATTTTCCATACGAGGCAAAGGCGACAAAGTCCGCGTGGTATTCCTCTCCCCTGCCGCCAAGGAGGCGGTACGCGAATACCTCAAGGCTCGCGCTGATATGGAGGAGGCGCTCTTCGTCGACGGCCGCCCGAAGAAGCTCCACCGCATCACTCCCCGCGACGTGCAGCGGCACCTCAAGGCGTATGCCGCCCGGGCCGGTATCACGAGCAAAGTGTCTCCCCATACCCTTCGGCACGTCTTCGCGACTGATCTTCTAAGCAACGGCGCGGATATCAGAAGCGTCCAGCAGCTCCTCGGCCACGCCTCCATCATCACGACGCAGATCTACACGCACGTTACCGACTCGCACTTGCGGGATGTGCATAAGAAGTTTCATAGCAAAAACCGCGAGTAG
- a CDS encoding queuosine precursor transporter has product MKELKVAVGDTWQPKALVYLAMPMMALMLVTEVLNLKFVNFFGISIVGSQISYVLSLIVADILAEVYGYRRVRRLLWVGLGGLIVYTIFIELAVFLPPAAGYANNSAFVTLFSQVPRITTAGIIAYFVTELTNSYVMSRLKVHFTARYFYGRALTSVAVAQIVNVLFFYGIAFAGILPLALMASAATVSWMAVILCEMVVLPLTKRLARYIKEYEGIEHFDAVPRGLPSS; this is encoded by the coding sequence ATGAAGGAATTAAAGGTTGCGGTCGGCGACACCTGGCAGCCAAAAGCGCTGGTGTACCTCGCCATGCCTATGATGGCGCTCATGCTTGTTACCGAAGTTCTTAATCTCAAGTTCGTCAACTTTTTCGGGATCTCGATAGTCGGTTCGCAAATCAGCTATGTCTTGTCGCTTATCGTTGCTGACATTCTTGCCGAGGTATACGGCTATCGGCGAGTGAGACGACTTCTGTGGGTCGGGCTCGGAGGTCTTATCGTCTATACCATTTTCATAGAACTCGCCGTATTCCTCCCGCCTGCGGCAGGTTACGCGAATAACTCGGCGTTCGTCACTCTCTTCTCCCAAGTTCCGCGCATAACCACTGCGGGAATTATTGCGTACTTTGTCACAGAACTCACCAACTCATACGTCATGTCGCGCTTGAAGGTACATTTCACGGCTCGGTACTTCTACGGTAGGGCTCTTACGTCGGTAGCGGTAGCACAGATAGTGAACGTGCTCTTCTTCTATGGGATCGCATTCGCGGGTATCCTGCCGCTTGCGCTTATGGCTTCCGCAGCGACTGTCAGCTGGATGGCGGTGATACTCTGTGAAATGGTTGTTCTCCCGCTTACGAAGCGGCTTGCCAGGTATATAAAAGAATATGAGGGCATAGAACACTTCGATGCAGTCCCGAGAGGCCTTCCTTCTTCCTAA
- a CDS encoding exodeoxyribonuclease III, with protein MKIVSWNVNGIRAVHRKGVFLPFIEEIKPDILCLQETKAQEHQSEIDLPGYTEYWNSAKKAGYSGTAIFSKEEALDIRLGLPEDLVAKYGLADDSYGDPNTEGRVITAEYQKFFVISAYTPNSKPDLSRLGLRHTQWDPAFLEYCKWLEEEKPVIFCGDLNVAHTPDDLAHPTEHEGGHGYTKEEREGIDQIIAAGFIDTFRLFTKGNGHYSWWNHWNFARERNIGWRIDYIFVSKSLAPLIKEAAIHPEILGSDHCPVSITI; from the coding sequence ATGAAGATCGTCTCGTGGAACGTGAACGGTATACGTGCGGTGCACCGGAAAGGCGTCTTTCTCCCTTTCATTGAGGAAATAAAACCCGACATCCTCTGCCTCCAGGAAACGAAAGCTCAGGAACACCAGTCGGAGATAGATCTGCCGGGCTATACGGAATACTGGAACTCCGCGAAGAAGGCCGGGTACAGCGGTACGGCCATCTTCTCGAAAGAAGAAGCGCTCGACATACGGCTTGGTCTTCCCGAGGATCTCGTGGCGAAATACGGTCTTGCGGACGACTCCTACGGTGACCCTAATACCGAAGGAAGGGTTATTACGGCCGAATACCAAAAATTCTTCGTAATCTCCGCGTATACGCCGAACTCAAAGCCCGACTTAAGCAGGCTCGGCCTCAGGCATACGCAATGGGACCCAGCGTTTCTTGAGTACTGCAAGTGGCTTGAGGAGGAGAAGCCGGTTATATTCTGCGGCGATCTCAATGTGGCCCATACGCCGGACGACCTCGCCCATCCCACGGAGCATGAAGGCGGGCACGGCTACACTAAGGAGGAACGCGAAGGGATCGACCAGATCATAGCGGCTGGCTTTATTGACACTTTCCGTTTATTTACCAAGGGCAACGGACACTACTCCTGGTGGAACCATTGGAACTTCGCCCGGGAGCGCAACATAGGTTGGCGAATCGATTATATATTCGTATCAAAATCTCTTGCGCCGCTTATTAAAGAGGCGGCGATACATCCGGAAATCCTGGGCTCCGACCACTGCCCTGTTTCAATAACGATCTAA
- a CDS encoding TraR/DksA C4-type zinc finger protein, producing MTDTNTYKARLAEEKAKLESELASLGRRNPGNSGDWETVPPETGSEPDPVDAADQKEAYEENAGILSDLEIRYNEVLAALDRIEKRTYGICTVSGEPIEEDRLNADPAAATCKAHLNG from the coding sequence ATGACCGACACCAATACATACAAAGCGAGGCTTGCGGAAGAGAAGGCAAAGCTTGAAAGCGAGCTTGCAAGCCTTGGGCGCAGGAATCCCGGGAATTCGGGCGACTGGGAAACCGTTCCTCCCGAGACCGGCTCCGAACCGGATCCCGTAGACGCTGCGGACCAGAAGGAGGCATATGAGGAAAACGCGGGGATTCTGAGCGACCTTGAAATACGCTATAACGAAGTGCTTGCCGCGCTCGACCGCATTGAGAAGAGAACCTACGGCATCTGCACCGTTTCCGGCGAACCGATTGAAGAAGACCGCCTTAACGCCGACCCTGCTGCGGCGACCTGTAAGGCACATTTGAACGGATAA
- the rpsO gene encoding 30S ribosomal protein S15 has product MLTTKKKAAIMKDSGIHPTDTGSANVQIALLSKKIDDLAKHLKKNAKDFHSRRGLLQMVADRRSHLHYLENNDKRRYNAVVKKLGLKK; this is encoded by the coding sequence ATGCTAACTACGAAGAAAAAGGCGGCAATCATGAAGGACTCGGGTATCCACCCGACCGACACCGGCTCTGCCAACGTGCAGATCGCGCTTCTTAGCAAGAAGATCGACGACCTTGCCAAGCACCTCAAGAAGAACGCGAAGGATTTCCATTCCCGCCGCGGACTTCTCCAGATGGTCGCCGACCGCCGGAGCCACCTCCACTATCTCGAGAACAACGACAAGCGCCGCTACAACGCGGTCGTCAAGAAGCTCGGGCTTAAGAAGTAG
- a CDS encoding integrase core domain-containing protein, translated as MRKEPREIIRKLKKSGGKVRETARTLGISPGTVVFWKKRARSIRSRFALSTRQLVRKSTRPKRLRRRTLSGERAEALLRLREEKGYGARKLKVLLGLSEHPATIHRFLKAKGHILEGASYRRPRYQETTHMYLKNVTAPGKLQMDVKYVTPELSGLPHTLYLYAVIDIWSRYKAGVIFPELVQDFSIEALRTVSLPFVPDFVQTDNGLEFQSRFRAFVTGELGWKHHFIHKANPNENAVIERSFRTDEEEFFWRFMKKPASMEDLNAQYQAFLREYNHERPHLGIELKTPYARLQECSIC; from the coding sequence ATGCGCAAAGAACCCAGGGAAATCATCAGGAAATTGAAGAAGTCGGGAGGAAAGGTGCGCGAAACCGCACGGACACTCGGCATATCTCCGGGCACGGTGGTGTTCTGGAAGAAGCGAGCCCGGAGCATCCGGAGCCGGTTTGCGCTCTCGACGCGGCAGCTTGTCCGCAAGTCGACAAGACCGAAGCGTCTTCGCCGCAGGACGCTCTCGGGAGAGCGGGCTGAGGCGCTCTTGCGCCTGCGCGAAGAGAAAGGATACGGGGCGCGCAAGCTCAAAGTGCTGCTCGGCCTCTCCGAGCACCCGGCGACCATCCATCGCTTCCTCAAAGCGAAAGGTCATATACTGGAAGGCGCGTCATACCGACGGCCGAGATATCAGGAGACCACGCATATGTATCTCAAGAACGTGACCGCGCCCGGGAAGCTTCAGATGGATGTGAAGTACGTGACGCCCGAGCTGTCGGGGCTCCCGCATACCCTGTATCTGTATGCCGTCATTGATATTTGGAGCCGATACAAAGCTGGCGTCATCTTCCCCGAGCTCGTGCAGGACTTCTCCATCGAGGCCCTGCGGACGGTTTCGCTGCCGTTCGTACCGGATTTCGTGCAGACCGACAACGGCCTTGAGTTCCAGAGCCGCTTCCGCGCCTTCGTGACTGGGGAACTCGGCTGGAAGCATCATTTCATCCACAAGGCGAACCCGAATGAGAACGCGGTCATCGAGCGGTCATTCCGCACCGACGAGGAGGAGTTCTTCTGGCGCTTCATGAAAAAGCCCGCTTCAATGGAGGACCTCAATGCCCAGTATCAGGCCTTTCTGCGCGAATACAACCACGAACGGCCGCACCTTGGCATCGAGCTCAAGACGCCGTATGCTCGACTGCAAGAGTGTTCGATATGTTAG
- a CDS encoding helix-turn-helix domain-containing protein has product MQNRESLRKMLIRSGLNDHEAVVYLSMLELGPSTVLKISRQSGVKRTTIYAVIESLRAKGLVGIEEPGLKRIYVAENPTRLERILDEQKHALQSFFPELQALYSLRGNNSIIRYYVGTEAMRSVYDELLAELKSGDDYYVFGDPERWDAFDKDYFKSFIARRLRINLKAKIALIPSEVAKSYKLNEKNFREEVRLLPKGTRLDANMLITPRKIVIHPLTYPITTIVIETDALVRMQQELFMVTWEGLI; this is encoded by the coding sequence ATGCAAAACCGGGAATCGCTCAGAAAAATGCTCATACGCTCGGGCCTTAACGATCACGAAGCCGTAGTGTATCTTTCGATGCTTGAACTCGGCCCCTCGACCGTGCTCAAAATCTCCCGACAGTCGGGGGTAAAACGAACAACCATTTACGCCGTTATAGAGTCCCTGCGCGCCAAAGGACTGGTAGGGATTGAGGAGCCGGGTCTCAAGCGCATATACGTAGCGGAGAATCCGACGCGTCTTGAACGCATACTCGATGAACAGAAGCATGCCCTTCAGTCGTTTTTTCCCGAACTTCAGGCACTCTATTCGCTGCGCGGCAATAACTCAATAATCCGTTATTACGTCGGTACCGAGGCGATGAGGAGCGTCTACGACGAACTTCTCGCGGAACTCAAAAGCGGTGACGACTATTATGTCTTTGGGGACCCCGAGCGGTGGGATGCGTTCGATAAAGACTATTTCAAGTCTTTCATTGCTCGCAGGCTGCGGATCAATCTCAAGGCGAAGATCGCGCTCATACCCTCAGAAGTTGCGAAAAGTTATAAGCTAAATGAGAAGAATTTTCGGGAAGAGGTTCGCTTGCTTCCGAAAGGCACGCGGCTTGATGCAAATATGCTGATAACGCCTCGGAAAATCGTAATTCACCCGCTCACCTATCCCATTACGACCATTGTTATTGAAACAGACGCCTTGGTTCGTATGCAGCAGGAGCTGTTTATGGTGACGTGGGAAGGACTCATATAA
- a CDS encoding NYN domain-containing protein, giving the protein MAVIKHPAQRVGVFIDTQNLYHSAKHLYKARVNFANVLKEAVGGRVLVRAIAYVISTESGEESAFFDALTKIGIETKVKGLQVFSDGAKKADWDVGLAIDAVKMAPKLDTVIIASGDGDYVPLVEYLDMNEGCQVEAISFGKSSSAKLKEAVHAFTDMCDDPKKFIIGHRG; this is encoded by the coding sequence ATGGCAGTCATCAAACATCCCGCGCAGCGGGTCGGCGTATTTATCGATACGCAGAATCTCTATCACAGCGCGAAGCATCTTTATAAGGCGCGCGTGAACTTCGCGAACGTTCTCAAGGAAGCGGTCGGCGGTCGCGTGCTCGTGCGCGCCATCGCCTACGTCATCTCGACCGAAAGCGGGGAAGAGAGCGCGTTCTTCGACGCCCTTACGAAAATCGGCATCGAGACCAAGGTAAAAGGCCTCCAGGTCTTCTCCGACGGCGCGAAAAAGGCCGACTGGGACGTAGGGCTCGCGATCGACGCGGTCAAAATGGCGCCGAAGCTCGACACGGTTATCATCGCGTCCGGCGATGGCGATTACGTTCCGCTCGTCGAATACCTCGACATGAACGAGGGATGTCAGGTGGAAGCGATCTCGTTCGGCAAGTCTTCCTCGGCGAAGCTCAAGGAAGCGGTACATGCCTTCACCGACATGTGCGACGACCCGAAGAAATTCATTATCGGGCACCGGGGATAG
- a CDS encoding M23 family metallopeptidase, translating into MTVVPDPGLALLASPTNSDPNAGSAPDAPDTTGGAALVAHTGPAGTIADIVEMPANDQISTYVVRSGDSISDIAQMFDVSVNTIIWANNLKSAKDIHVGQTLVILPVSGLKYTVVKGDTLAGVAKKYGADAEEIAQFSGLEGAAPLVAGQVLIIPGGELAAAAPAKKTSTSKTPANPLRGASGPSIPGYYGNPLPGAILTQGLHGNNGVDLGKPSGAPILAAAAGTVIVSKADGAWNGGYGSYVVISHGNGTQTLYAHMSRDIATVGETVAKGDVIGYVGRTGEATGPHLHFEVRGAKNPIPASCAVGRACW; encoded by the coding sequence ATGACCGTCGTTCCCGACCCGGGCCTCGCCCTTCTTGCTTCCCCGACCAATTCCGACCCGAATGCCGGAAGCGCTCCGGACGCCCCCGACACCACCGGGGGCGCTGCGCTTGTCGCCCATACCGGGCCTGCGGGCACCATCGCCGATATCGTCGAAATGCCCGCAAACGACCAAATTTCTACATATGTCGTTCGTTCGGGCGACTCGATTTCCGATATTGCCCAGATGTTCGATGTTTCCGTAAATACCATCATTTGGGCCAATAACCTGAAGAGCGCCAAGGATATTCATGTGGGACAGACGCTCGTCATTCTTCCGGTCTCGGGCCTCAAGTACACGGTCGTTAAGGGCGATACGCTTGCGGGGGTCGCGAAGAAATACGGAGCGGACGCGGAAGAAATAGCGCAGTTCAGCGGTCTTGAGGGTGCCGCGCCGCTTGTTGCCGGGCAAGTACTCATTATTCCGGGAGGCGAGCTTGCGGCTGCGGCTCCTGCGAAGAAAACCAGTACGTCGAAAACTCCTGCGAACCCGCTTCGCGGCGCGAGCGGTCCTTCCATCCCCGGCTACTACGGAAACCCTCTTCCGGGCGCCATTCTTACGCAGGGCCTTCACGGCAACAACGGCGTCGACCTCGGAAAGCCTTCGGGAGCACCTATCCTTGCGGCGGCGGCGGGTACCGTCATCGTCTCGAAAGCCGACGGCGCGTGGAACGGCGGATATGGAAGCTACGTGGTTATAAGCCACGGCAACGGCACCCAGACGCTTTACGCGCACATGAGCCGCGACATCGCGACGGTCGGCGAGACGGTCGCGAAGGGCGACGTCATCGGCTACGTCGGCCGCACGGGCGAAGCCACCGGCCCGCACCTCCACTTCGAAGTCCGCGGCGCGAAGAATCCCATTCCCGCTTCCTGCGCCGTCGGGAGGGCGTGCTGGTAA
- a CDS encoding helix-turn-helix domain-containing protein produces the protein MEQILQKLGLSEKETCVYLALLRIGLAGAAKVAKETGLPRQTVYSLLADLVKKRFIDQSDKRGVRQFYADPNELLRLVAERKDELEKQKKTLERELPKLLAENKRGGAFPVVQYYEGQEGLKRLFENILTQHKGTKAKSFRGFGINRFDGGLEEYIRGFIERRHSYGVTTNLLIADAPDNFGIRDEQTALGRNVKRLDIDEQEAGIYFVGNRAYFFSYKDNVGVMIENQAIVKYLKDAFDVLWDGL, from the coding sequence GTGGAACAAATCCTACAAAAACTCGGCCTGTCCGAAAAAGAAACGTGTGTGTACCTCGCTCTACTACGAATCGGGCTTGCGGGCGCCGCTAAAGTTGCGAAAGAAACAGGACTGCCGCGGCAGACGGTCTATTCGCTCCTCGCCGATCTGGTCAAGAAGCGATTTATCGACCAGAGCGACAAGCGGGGCGTCCGGCAATTCTATGCCGACCCGAACGAGCTCTTGCGGCTGGTCGCCGAAAGGAAAGACGAACTTGAAAAGCAGAAAAAGACGCTCGAGCGGGAGCTGCCGAAGCTTCTTGCGGAGAACAAGCGCGGAGGCGCATTCCCGGTCGTGCAGTACTACGAAGGGCAAGAGGGACTGAAGAGACTGTTCGAGAATATTCTTACGCAGCACAAAGGCACCAAAGCCAAAAGCTTCCGCGGGTTCGGCATCAATCGCTTCGATGGCGGACTCGAAGAATACATCCGCGGATTTATCGAGCGTCGGCACTCGTACGGAGTCACGACCAACCTCCTCATCGCGGACGCGCCGGACAACTTCGGCATCAGGGATGAGCAGACCGCGCTCGGGCGAAACGTTAAACGGCTCGACATCGACGAGCAGGAAGCGGGAATCTATTTTGTGGGCAACCGCGCGTATTTCTTCTCGTACAAGGACAACGTGGGAGTGATGATCGAGAATCAGGCGATCGTGAAGTATCTGAAAGACGCTTTTGACGTTTTGTGGGACGGTCTTTAA